One genomic window of Psychrobacillus sp. INOP01 includes the following:
- a CDS encoding DEAD/DEAH box helicase family protein, whose product MYVAEKIGNEYISWKLGDLVTITAGTGKGKSQFIKNELYNLAKSKKVKILFLVHRANTLRQFEVKLKSENKDDFIELMLYQELQRKILEKQPIDLTKYHYIVCDEYHYFSNDSNFNKYTDVALDALLAHREQATIVLMSATNYFIKQYIKESLKIDVINYEIEISYDFIKSLEFYITEEELSKRLDYLVQNNIKSIIFMDSAKKSYEVYKQFKEISMFVCSEGNTNFAPKMDKDKKVKLLSSQKFDDLFLFTTQTLDAGVSIFDDDLDCIVADIGDIETLIQCLGRKRLENEDDHVKLLLRNRTSSILGNDSKRLTNQLQHVTFLKENGENAYAQNYYRNADEFQIVYYEPLGNGTYELRINDLAYKNILYKKQIIEDIKSKPSGYMEYIEELFNKTDSILHDRYLNKKARELLDKYYKESIVIENKEAKNEFAEILDFKSSNGFVKTIVPINRELGKKRTPYRIECYDSRRNGIGDKKAWIVKKLLRFPSGDEIPVDYEGEKKINGLI is encoded by the coding sequence ATGTATGTAGCTGAGAAGATTGGAAATGAATATATATCATGGAAGTTGGGGGACTTAGTAACAATAACGGCTGGAACAGGCAAAGGGAAAAGCCAATTCATCAAAAATGAATTATATAATTTAGCAAAGAGTAAAAAAGTGAAAATATTGTTTTTAGTTCACCGAGCAAATACATTAAGACAGTTTGAAGTAAAACTAAAATCGGAAAATAAAGATGATTTTATAGAACTAATGCTTTATCAAGAATTACAAAGAAAAATCTTAGAGAAACAACCAATAGATTTAACCAAATATCATTATATTGTTTGTGATGAGTACCATTACTTTTCTAATGATTCTAATTTCAATAAATATACTGATGTGGCTTTGGATGCACTACTTGCTCATAGAGAACAAGCAACGATTGTATTAATGAGTGCAACAAACTATTTTATTAAACAATATATTAAAGAGAGTTTAAAAATTGATGTAATAAATTATGAAATAGAAATTTCGTATGACTTCATTAAAAGTTTGGAGTTCTATATTACTGAAGAAGAGTTATCTAAGAGGTTAGACTACTTAGTTCAAAATAATATTAAATCCATTATTTTTATGGATTCAGCGAAGAAGAGCTATGAAGTCTATAAACAATTTAAAGAAATTAGCATGTTTGTATGTAGCGAGGGAAACACTAATTTTGCTCCTAAAATGGATAAAGACAAGAAAGTAAAACTTCTAAGTAGTCAAAAATTTGATGACCTATTCTTATTTACTACTCAAACGCTAGATGCAGGAGTAAGTATTTTTGATGATGACTTAGACTGTATAGTTGCAGATATTGGAGACATTGAAACTTTGATTCAATGCTTAGGTAGAAAAAGATTAGAAAATGAAGATGACCATGTGAAACTCTTATTAAGGAATCGAACTTCTAGCATATTAGGTAATGATTCTAAACGCTTAACCAATCAATTACAGCATGTAACTTTCCTAAAAGAAAATGGAGAAAATGCATACGCTCAAAATTATTATCGAAATGCTGATGAATTTCAAATAGTTTATTATGAACCTTTAGGAAATGGTACATATGAATTAAGGATAAATGATTTAGCTTACAAAAATATTTTATATAAAAAGCAAATTATTGAAGACATTAAATCCAAGCCAAGTGGTTATATGGAATACATTGAAGAATTATTCAATAAGACAGATAGTATTTTGCATGATAGGTACCTTAATAAAAAGGCTAGAGAACTACTTGATAAATATTATAAAGAATCGATTGTCATCGAAAATAAAGAAGCCAAAAATGAGTTTGCTGAGATTTTAGATTTTAAGAGTTCCAATGGTTTTGTTAAAACTATAGTGCCAATAAACAGAGAGCTTGGAAAAAAAAGAACACCTTATCGTATAGAGTGCTATGACAGTAGAAGGAATGGCATAGGGGATAAAAAAGCTTGGATAGTAAAAAAACTCCTTAGATTTCCTAGTGGTGATGAAATACCTGTGGATTATGAAGGAGAGAAAAAAATTAATGGTCTAATTTAA
- a CDS encoding tyrosine-type recombinase/integrase, which produces MLLKFAYQDFLADRKFKNTTETNIKNYEMTLGQFIKYCLEQGVINIEEVGHHHVRNYLLDCQERGNKPNTVNTKILRIRAFFNYLIEEKIVSENMGRRVKLQKEDVKIDVFTDEQIYQMLAYYRSLRRKEKSYFSYRGYLLIMLLLGTGLRRKEVINLKWSDVDMPSLTMNVYGKNRQYETVFMTEKLAKELSVYQVFCKNHFGQGNEYVFLKRDNTQMTDNSITQLFNNLQNHMNFKDVRVSAHTFRHSFCHRLAMSGMSAFAIQKMMRHKNINVTMRYVAMWGNELKEQNDKHNPLNNLNI; this is translated from the coding sequence ATGCTTTTAAAATTTGCTTATCAAGACTTTTTAGCGGACAGGAAGTTTAAGAACACAACCGAAACAAACATTAAGAACTATGAGATGACTTTAGGGCAGTTTATTAAGTATTGTCTTGAACAAGGTGTCATTAACATTGAAGAGGTTGGTCATCATCATGTACGTAATTATTTGCTAGATTGTCAAGAGAGAGGGAATAAACCGAATACTGTTAATACGAAGATTCTCAGAATCCGAGCATTCTTCAATTACCTCATCGAAGAAAAAATAGTAAGTGAAAATATGGGGCGAAGAGTAAAGTTACAAAAAGAAGATGTAAAAATTGATGTTTTTACAGATGAACAGATATATCAGATGTTAGCTTACTATCGAAGTTTAAGACGCAAGGAGAAGAGTTATTTTAGTTATCGTGGGTATCTGTTGATTATGCTGTTACTTGGAACGGGGTTGCGTCGCAAAGAGGTTATTAATCTAAAATGGTCAGACGTTGATATGCCAAGTTTAACGATGAATGTATACGGTAAAAATCGTCAATACGAAACAGTATTTATGACTGAGAAGCTTGCCAAAGAACTTTCAGTGTACCAAGTTTTTTGTAAGAATCATTTTGGACAAGGAAATGAATATGTATTCTTGAAGCGTGATAATACACAGATGACCGATAACTCAATAACACAACTGTTTAACAACTTACAGAATCACATGAATTTTAAAGATGTTCGTGTGTCAGCTCATACTTTTAGACATTCTTTTTGCCATAGATTAGCCATGAGCGGTATGTCAGCCTTTGCAATTCAGAAGATGATGCGACATAAAAATATCAATGTCACAATGCGATATGTAGCGATGTGGGGAAATGAACTTAAAGAGCAGAATGATAAACATAATCCATTGAATAACTTAAATATATAG
- the rimI gene encoding ribosomal protein S18-alanine N-acetyltransferase: METNITYRKMTLDDIDQVLLIEQEAFDTPWTREAFEHEMTTNLYSHYLIAETEANEIIGYCGMWVVMDESHITNVAVAERMRGNKIGEGLMREAIRVVTEQNVVLMTLEVRVSNDVAKNLYHKLNFQDGGIRKNYYSDTGEDALVMWVEFK; the protein is encoded by the coding sequence ATGGAAACTAATATAACATATCGCAAAATGACGCTAGATGATATAGATCAAGTACTGTTGATCGAACAGGAGGCATTCGACACACCGTGGACAAGAGAAGCCTTTGAGCACGAAATGACAACAAATTTATATTCACACTATCTTATTGCTGAAACAGAAGCGAACGAAATAATTGGATACTGTGGCATGTGGGTAGTGATGGATGAAAGTCATATTACTAATGTGGCAGTAGCCGAGCGAATGCGTGGAAACAAAATTGGAGAAGGCTTGATGCGTGAAGCTATCCGTGTTGTAACGGAGCAGAATGTAGTGCTCATGACGCTAGAAGTTAGAGTATCAAATGATGTGGCGAAGAACTTGTATCATAAGCTTAACTTTCAAGACGGAGGCATACGGAAAAACTATTATTCAGACACCGGAGAGGATGCACTTGTAATGTGGGTGGAATTCAAATGA
- the groL gene encoding chaperonin GroEL (60 kDa chaperone family; promotes refolding of misfolded polypeptides especially under stressful conditions; forms two stacked rings of heptamers to form a barrel-shaped 14mer; ends can be capped by GroES; misfolded proteins enter the barrel where they are refolded when GroES binds): MAKEIKFSEDARSAMLRGVDKLADAVKVTLGPKGRNVVLEKKFGSPLITNDGVTIAKDIELEDAFENMGAKLVAEVASKTNDIAGDGTTTATVLAQSMIREGLKNVTAGANPVGIRKGIDLAVAAAVTELKVISKQIEGKESIAQVAAISSGDSEVGDLIAEAMERVGNDGVITIEESKGFTTELDVVEGMQFDRGYASPYMVTDSDKMEAILDNPYILITDKKITSIQEILPVLEQVVQQGKPLLLISEDVEGEALATLVLNKLRGTFNAVAVKAPGFGDRRKAMLEDIAVLTGAEVITEDLGLDLKSANITQLGRASKVVVSKDNTTIVEGNGESDRIAGRVTQIRAQLEDTTSEFDKEKLQERLAKLAGGVAVVKVGAATETELKERKLRIEDALNATRAAVEEGIVAGGGTALVNVYNKVAELAETKEGDVATGLKIVLRALEEPVRQIANNAGLEGSIVVDRLKREEVGIGFNAATGEWVNMIDAGIVDPTKVTRSALQNAASVAALFLTTEAVVADIPEPAGGGMGMPDMGGMGGMM; the protein is encoded by the coding sequence ATGGCTAAAGAAATTAAATTCAGTGAAGACGCTCGTAGCGCAATGCTACGTGGTGTAGATAAACTTGCAGATGCTGTTAAAGTAACGCTTGGACCAAAAGGACGTAATGTTGTTCTTGAGAAAAAATTTGGTTCACCACTTATTACAAATGATGGTGTAACAATTGCAAAAGATATCGAGTTGGAAGATGCATTTGAAAATATGGGTGCTAAATTAGTAGCAGAGGTTGCTTCTAAAACAAACGATATCGCTGGTGACGGTACAACTACTGCTACTGTATTAGCGCAATCAATGATTCGTGAGGGATTGAAAAACGTAACAGCGGGTGCTAACCCAGTAGGAATCCGTAAAGGTATCGACCTTGCAGTTGCTGCAGCAGTTACAGAGTTAAAAGTAATTTCTAAACAAATCGAAGGCAAAGAGTCTATTGCTCAAGTTGCAGCTATTTCTTCAGGAGATTCTGAAGTTGGTGATTTAATCGCTGAAGCAATGGAACGCGTTGGTAACGACGGCGTTATTACAATTGAAGAATCTAAAGGGTTCACTACAGAACTTGATGTAGTAGAAGGTATGCAGTTCGACCGTGGATATGCATCTCCTTATATGGTGACAGATTCCGATAAAATGGAAGCTATTTTAGATAATCCATATATTTTAATAACAGATAAAAAAATTACAAGTATTCAAGAAATCCTTCCTGTACTAGAGCAAGTAGTACAACAAGGCAAACCACTTTTACTAATCTCTGAGGACGTAGAAGGGGAAGCTTTAGCAACTCTAGTATTAAACAAATTACGTGGAACTTTCAATGCTGTAGCTGTTAAAGCTCCAGGATTTGGTGACCGTCGTAAAGCAATGCTAGAAGATATCGCAGTTCTAACTGGAGCTGAAGTAATTACAGAAGATTTAGGTCTAGACTTAAAATCTGCTAATATTACACAGTTAGGACGCGCTTCTAAAGTTGTTGTATCTAAAGACAATACGACAATCGTAGAGGGTAACGGAGAGTCGGATCGCATCGCTGGTCGTGTAACACAAATCCGTGCTCAATTAGAAGATACAACATCTGAATTCGACAAAGAAAAACTACAAGAACGTCTAGCTAAACTAGCTGGTGGTGTAGCTGTAGTTAAAGTCGGAGCAGCAACAGAAACAGAACTAAAAGAACGCAAGCTTCGTATTGAAGATGCTCTAAATGCTACTCGCGCAGCTGTAGAAGAAGGTATCGTAGCTGGTGGTGGTACTGCACTTGTGAACGTATACAACAAAGTTGCAGAATTAGCAGAAACCAAAGAAGGCGACGTAGCTACTGGTCTGAAAATTGTACTTCGTGCATTAGAAGAACCAGTTCGTCAAATCGCTAACAACGCAGGTCTTGAAGGATCTATCGTTGTAGATCGTTTGAAACGCGAAGAAGTTGGTATCGGCTTCAACGCAGCAACAGGCGAATGGGTGAACATGATCGACGCAGGTATCGTAGATCCAACTAAAGTAACTCGTTCAGCACTTCAAAACGCTGCATCTGTAGCTGCATTATTCTTAACTACAGAAGCAGTAGTAGCAGATATTCCAGAACCAGCAGGCGGCGGCATGGGTATGCCTGATATGGGTGGAATGGGCGGCATGATGTAA
- a CDS encoding ABC-F family ATP-binding cassette domain-containing protein, with the protein MIVLQVNQITKSFNGEDILTNVKLEVQDRDRVALVGRNGAGKSTLLKIIAGEMSYDSGEIIMPKNIRLGYLEQHAGLESKLSIWGEMMTIFSHLINSEKELRSLESQMADPSIYEDTEVYARVAATYDELQLAFNEAGGYRFESDIRSILHGMQFFPDDYDKPVQALSGGQKTRLALAKMLLSKPDLLILDEPTNHLDIQTLSFLENYLKNYNGAVLIVSHDRYFLDQVVNFVYEVSRHNVARYVGNYSSYLTQKAKNYELDRKKYEKQQEEKAKLEDFVSKNLARASTTKMAQSRRKVIEKTDWMDSPDGDEKSASFGFTIDRPSGNDVLRLEEIAVGYPNKTVSSNISFSVYKQDRIALVGPNGVGKSTLLKTIMKQLEAAGGKIQYGTNVQFGYYDQEQAALTGNKTALQELWDEWPLMNERDVRTVLGRFLFTGDDVQKTVSTLSGGEKARLALAKLMLLKANTLVLDEPTNHLDLDSKEVLENALLDFPGTIIFVSHDRYFINRIATKVIELASEDATLFLGDYDYYLEKKEEMEELALENAVVENTVVTKVNTSTIDKEAKKKERQLRRQLEELESQIPTVDAEIASIEEKLCDPEIFQDHEAVQRLQRNLDELKEKQDELSNEWLELQEQLEEIAP; encoded by the coding sequence GTGATCGTTTTACAAGTCAATCAAATAACAAAATCCTTTAACGGCGAAGATATATTAACAAACGTAAAGCTAGAGGTTCAGGATCGTGACCGGGTTGCCCTTGTGGGTAGAAACGGTGCCGGAAAATCTACTTTACTTAAAATAATAGCAGGTGAAATGTCATACGATTCAGGCGAAATCATTATGCCTAAAAATATTCGTCTTGGCTATTTAGAGCAACATGCAGGACTCGAATCCAAGCTGTCCATCTGGGGGGAAATGATGACGATCTTCAGTCATCTTATTAACTCAGAAAAAGAGCTTCGTTCCTTAGAATCACAAATGGCAGACCCTTCTATATATGAAGATACTGAGGTTTATGCGAGAGTGGCAGCAACGTATGATGAATTACAGCTGGCCTTTAATGAGGCTGGTGGTTATCGCTTCGAATCAGATATCCGCTCCATCTTACATGGCATGCAGTTTTTCCCAGATGATTACGATAAGCCTGTCCAAGCATTATCAGGAGGGCAAAAAACGAGGCTAGCACTAGCTAAAATGCTTCTAAGCAAGCCAGACTTACTTATTCTCGATGAGCCTACCAACCATTTGGACATTCAAACGCTAAGTTTTTTAGAAAACTATTTGAAAAATTATAATGGCGCAGTTCTTATTGTGTCGCATGATCGATACTTTTTAGACCAGGTAGTCAACTTTGTGTACGAAGTATCTCGTCATAATGTAGCAAGATACGTTGGCAACTATAGCTCCTACTTAACGCAAAAAGCAAAAAACTATGAGTTAGATAGAAAGAAGTATGAAAAACAGCAAGAGGAAAAAGCAAAGCTAGAGGATTTTGTCAGTAAAAACCTAGCACGTGCCTCTACTACTAAAATGGCCCAATCTAGACGTAAGGTTATCGAAAAGACAGATTGGATGGATTCACCAGATGGAGATGAAAAATCTGCCTCATTCGGGTTTACTATCGACCGTCCTAGTGGCAATGATGTGCTCCGTCTAGAGGAAATCGCAGTCGGTTATCCAAACAAGACCGTTTCATCTAATATATCGTTTTCTGTATACAAGCAGGATCGAATTGCACTCGTTGGACCAAATGGGGTCGGAAAATCGACTCTATTAAAAACAATTATGAAACAACTGGAGGCTGCTGGAGGGAAAATCCAGTACGGTACAAATGTCCAATTTGGATACTATGACCAAGAACAAGCAGCACTAACTGGCAATAAAACTGCATTACAAGAACTATGGGATGAATGGCCGTTGATGAATGAAAGAGATGTCCGTACCGTATTAGGTCGTTTCTTGTTTACAGGGGATGATGTACAAAAAACGGTATCTACATTATCCGGTGGTGAAAAGGCAAGACTTGCTCTTGCAAAACTAATGCTTTTAAAAGCGAACACCCTTGTACTCGATGAGCCTACCAACCATCTAGACTTAGACAGTAAAGAGGTTCTTGAAAATGCATTGCTCGACTTTCCAGGGACTATCATATTCGTATCCCATGACCGATATTTCATCAACAGAATTGCAACAAAGGTTATTGAATTAGCAAGCGAAGATGCAACTCTATTCCTTGGAGATTATGACTATTACTTAGAGAAAAAAGAAGAAATGGAAGAGCTTGCTTTAGAAAATGCCGTAGTTGAAAATACGGTAGTTACGAAAGTGAACACATCCACAATAGATAAAGAAGCAAAGAAAAAGGAACGCCAGCTTCGACGTCAGCTAGAGGAACTAGAAAGTCAGATTCCAACCGTTGATGCGGAAATTGCTTCGATTGAAGAAAAGCTATGTGACCCTGAAATTTTCCAAGATCACGAAGCTGTTCAACGATTGCAGCGTAATCTGGATGAGCTTAAAGAAAAACAAGATGAGTTGTCCAATGAATGGTTAGAATTACAGGAGCAACTAGAAGAAATAGCACCATAA
- a CDS encoding helix-turn-helix domain-containing protein, which translates to MKKEYSIVILAISIAFSGFWIGNAIMHQQNSEVEVVNYQFVDEVLSLSEASDYLKISEKSIKAIISQEKTHLNNYGSFSGMMFPYSKVYGEYIFSKKSLDIWINESTTNRNEKE; encoded by the coding sequence ATGAAAAAGGAATATTCTATCGTAATATTAGCTATTTCAATAGCTTTCAGTGGTTTTTGGATAGGAAATGCGATTATGCATCAACAGAACTCGGAAGTAGAAGTTGTGAATTACCAATTTGTTGATGAAGTTTTATCATTATCGGAAGCATCTGATTATCTGAAAATAAGTGAAAAATCGATCAAGGCAATTATTAGTCAGGAAAAAACACACTTGAATAACTATGGTTCATTTTCTGGTATGATGTTCCCTTATTCAAAAGTATATGGGGAGTATATCTTTTCAAAAAAGTCTTTAGATATATGGATAAATGAATCAACTACAAATAGGAATGAAAAAGAGTAA
- a CDS encoding CPBP family intramembrane glutamic endopeptidase, with translation MKQQKTGIYILIIYCVMQLSGAVLVPILPSLYKLLEARGVENPAIIISGWWVFLSMGIATLITLLIIRKDNTYLKPLKGKPSPTLQTIGWGIAGFFLVFVGQGIAASIELRFGVDPGSENTTQFIEIAHAVPLAIFSIVIFAPILEELIFRRIIFGTLLPKTNFFVAASVSAIVFGIIHFDFTHILLYAVSGFIFAFIYYKTKRIIASIISHMLLNGFVVLVQFYGEDIQQFFEQYSNMQLIFFH, from the coding sequence ATGAAACAACAAAAAACTGGTATCTACATTTTAATCATCTACTGTGTTATGCAATTATCAGGAGCTGTGCTTGTGCCAATCCTGCCGTCCCTTTATAAGTTATTAGAAGCAAGGGGCGTGGAAAATCCAGCAATTATTATTTCTGGTTGGTGGGTATTTCTTAGCATGGGAATCGCCACATTAATCACCCTGTTAATCATCCGAAAAGACAATACATACTTGAAACCATTAAAGGGTAAGCCAAGTCCAACCCTTCAAACAATCGGTTGGGGAATTGCCGGTTTTTTTCTAGTATTTGTTGGCCAGGGTATTGCAGCTAGTATTGAACTTAGATTTGGTGTTGATCCTGGATCAGAGAATACAACACAATTTATCGAAATTGCCCACGCCGTTCCTTTAGCTATTTTTTCTATCGTTATTTTTGCTCCTATATTAGAGGAGCTCATATTTCGACGCATCATTTTCGGAACTCTATTGCCAAAAACGAATTTCTTTGTAGCTGCTTCTGTCAGTGCAATTGTTTTCGGAATTATCCACTTTGACTTTACGCACATCCTACTATATGCGGTTTCTGGGTTTATATTCGCTTTTATCTATTACAAGACGAAGCGGATAATCGCATCTATTATTTCGCATATGCTATTAAATGGATTTGTTGTACTCGTTCAATTTTACGGAGAAGACATTCAACAGTTTTTTGAGCAATATTCAAACATGCAGTTAATATTTTTTCATTAA
- a CDS encoding DinB family protein: MKMFFQYNWMVREEWYQWCERLSEKDLLCKRTGGVGSILETLFHIVDVEWSWIRILQDKPDFQESFENYNTLEKVRQLDAEFRLEVEPFVNDWNDAMESRILYDTLSDGRIEQDTWGEVVRHVIAHEIHHIGQLSIWARELGEKPVSANVIGRGLADSAKSK; encoded by the coding sequence GTGAAAATGTTTTTTCAGTATAATTGGATGGTTAGGGAAGAATGGTATCAATGGTGTGAGAGATTAAGTGAAAAAGATCTGTTATGCAAACGTACAGGTGGAGTAGGAAGTATTCTAGAAACTTTATTTCATATAGTTGATGTGGAATGGAGTTGGATTCGCATTTTGCAAGATAAGCCCGACTTTCAGGAGAGTTTTGAAAATTATAATACGCTTGAAAAAGTACGGCAATTAGACGCTGAATTTCGATTGGAAGTCGAACCCTTTGTGAACGACTGGAATGATGCTATGGAAAGTCGCATACTTTACGATACGTTATCAGATGGAAGGATTGAACAGGATACTTGGGGTGAAGTTGTTCGACATGTAATTGCACATGAGATACACCATATCGGACAATTATCCATTTGGGCAAGGGAATTAGGAGAGAAGCCGGTATCTGCTAATGTAATTGGACGTGGCCTTGCTGATTCAGCAAAAAGTAAATGA
- the groES gene encoding co-chaperone GroES, protein MLRPLGDRIVIELIEAEEKTASGIVLPDSAKEKPQEGNVVATGTGRVLENGTRVELDVKEGDRIIFSKYSGTEVKYDNNDYLILRESDVLAIIG, encoded by the coding sequence TTGTTAAGACCATTAGGTGATCGTATCGTAATCGAATTAATCGAAGCTGAGGAAAAAACAGCATCTGGCATCGTACTTCCAGACTCTGCTAAAGAAAAACCGCAAGAAGGAAATGTTGTTGCTACAGGAACTGGACGAGTACTTGAAAACGGCACTCGCGTTGAACTTGACGTAAAAGAGGGAGACCGTATCATCTTCTCTAAATATTCAGGTACAGAAGTGAAATATGACAACAATGACTATTTAATTTTACGCGAAAGCGATGTTCTAGCTATCATTGGCTAA
- a CDS encoding redox-sensing transcriptional repressor Rex — protein MKPEIPRIPQATTKRLPLYYRFLQSFHNAGHKRVSSQELSEAMKIDSATIRRDFSHFGALGKKGYGYDVPTLLEFFRKTLDQDEAANVALIGVGSLGTAFLKYNFQKNHNTKIVVAFDTKAPVDGTTISDIPVYHSSVMLEKLDEYGIELVIFTLPSRSAQQVADQLEASSIKGILNFTPIRLQTTDAIRVHTIDLSVELQTLIYLIRNELTE, from the coding sequence ATGAAACCAGAAATACCGAGAATTCCTCAAGCAACTACGAAAAGACTACCTTTATATTATAGATTTTTACAAAGCTTTCATAATGCTGGACATAAACGAGTTTCTTCACAGGAATTGAGTGAAGCGATGAAAATAGATTCAGCTACAATCCGAAGAGACTTCTCTCATTTTGGTGCGCTTGGAAAAAAAGGCTACGGTTATGACGTTCCAACATTACTTGAGTTTTTCCGTAAAACACTCGACCAGGATGAGGCAGCGAATGTGGCTCTCATTGGGGTTGGTAGTTTGGGAACTGCTTTTCTAAAATATAATTTCCAAAAAAACCACAATACAAAAATTGTTGTGGCATTTGATACAAAAGCTCCAGTGGATGGAACGACAATAAGTGATATTCCTGTATATCATTCGAGTGTTATGCTCGAAAAGTTAGATGAATACGGAATTGAACTAGTCATTTTCACATTGCCAAGTCGATCTGCGCAGCAAGTTGCTGATCAATTGGAGGCTTCTTCGATTAAAGGAATATTAAACTTTACGCCCATTCGTTTACAAACAACCGACGCTATCCGAGTACATACAATCGATCTTTCTGTCGAATTGCAGACCCTTATTTATTTAATAAGAAACGAACTTACTGAATAA
- the tsaD gene encoding tRNA (adenosine(37)-N6)-threonylcarbamoyltransferase complex transferase subunit TsaD, with product MIKDQYILGIETSCDETAASIVKNGHEIISNVVASQIESHKRFGGVVPEIASRHHVEQITIVIEEALKQAGMTPREIDAVAVTEGPGLVGALLIGINAAKAFAFAHGLPLVGVHHIAGHIYANALVQKMEFPLLALVVSGGHTELVLMKEDGMFELIGETRDDAAGEAYDKVARVLNLPYPGGPHIDKLANESDEAMQFPRAWLEEGSYDFSFSGLKSAVINYQHNAEQRGEEINPNHLAAGFQQSVVEVLTTKTIRAAREFKVKQVIAAGGVAANKGLRTSLEEAFTKENIPFYVPPIKLCTDNAAMIAAAGNSKYSAGHTGNMSMNGRPGLELNSWN from the coding sequence ATGATAAAAGATCAATATATATTAGGAATAGAAACGAGCTGTGATGAAACAGCAGCATCGATTGTGAAAAATGGACATGAGATTATTTCCAATGTAGTCGCTTCACAAATCGAAAGTCATAAACGATTTGGAGGAGTAGTGCCAGAAATTGCATCTAGACATCATGTGGAACAAATTACTATTGTCATCGAAGAAGCATTAAAACAAGCCGGTATGACACCACGGGAAATAGATGCAGTTGCAGTAACAGAAGGTCCAGGTTTGGTAGGTGCACTTTTAATAGGCATAAATGCAGCCAAAGCGTTCGCTTTTGCACATGGGCTGCCACTTGTTGGAGTTCATCATATTGCTGGTCATATCTACGCAAATGCACTCGTTCAGAAGATGGAGTTTCCACTTCTTGCGTTAGTCGTGTCTGGAGGACATACAGAGCTTGTATTAATGAAGGAAGACGGAATGTTCGAATTAATAGGTGAGACTAGAGATGACGCTGCTGGTGAAGCGTACGATAAAGTAGCACGAGTATTGAATCTTCCGTATCCAGGAGGTCCACATATCGATAAACTTGCTAACGAAAGTGACGAAGCAATGCAATTTCCAAGGGCATGGCTAGAGGAAGGGTCTTACGATTTTAGCTTTAGCGGATTAAAGTCTGCGGTTATCAATTATCAGCATAATGCCGAGCAACGTGGGGAAGAAATCAATCCGAACCATCTAGCGGCAGGATTCCAGCAAAGTGTAGTGGAAGTGTTAACGACAAAAACTATTCGTGCAGCACGTGAATTCAAAGTGAAGCAGGTCATTGCTGCAGGTGGAGTCGCTGCCAATAAAGGACTTCGTACTTCACTAGAGGAAGCATTTACAAAAGAAAATATACCTTTTTATGTACCACCCATCAAGCTATGTACAGATAATGCTGCCATGATTGCAGCCGCAGGAAATTCTAAATATTCGGCAGGGCATACAGGTAATATGTCGATGAATGGTAGACCAGGTTTAGAATTAAATAGTTGGAACTAA